GAGTTAAGGCTGTTTTATCGCCTTTTAAGAACTTATCGAAGCGGCTATTTGGGGTTACTAGCGTTTTTTCAAACTCGGCAATCGCATCAGTAATGCTGTACTCACTGATCCCCTGTTTAGGATAAAGCGAATCGAATTGTGCTTTTAGTGCTGAATCTTTATCAAGCTTATCGATAATGTGTTGCCAAGAGCCTGCACCCATTTCAATTGGGTTCATTGGAGGACCACCTACTTGCTCTTGCAGATCTTTCGCTCGACCATCCCAGAACTGGTGAATATTAAACACCGAGTTAAATACTGTTGGTGCGTTAATTGGACCTTTCGCACCATTAATACCCGTTGATGTATCTAAATGATCAACACCACCTTTGGTTAAGCTATGACAGGTTGAACACGCCACTGTGTTATTACCTGATAAACGCTTATCGTGGTAAAGCTCTTCACCTAATTTAACTTTGGCGTCATTAACTTTAAAAGTCGTTGAAATAGGCTGCACCGCATCATATTTAAATTCTGGTACAACTTCAGAGTCAGCATAATATTTACTGCGTTCTTGCTTAACCCAATTTAGCAATATATCTGTTTCTTGCTGCGATAAATCCGAACGCCAGTGCATCAGTAAATATTGTTTAGGTGGCATCGCGCCATCGTTTAATACTGACTCCAATTTCGCTAGTTCAACTTCAGAAATAGGTTTATTTTGTTGAACCTGCTCCATTAACGCTGAAATATTAAATTGGCGAAGTGCCTGTTTAACATCATGTTCCATCAGCTGTTTTGCCACTGGCATATTAGCGTAAAACGGCATTTCACTATTTGTAGTGTGACAGTACTGACAGCCTTTTTGGTTAAAAATCTTAAAAGCTTGCTGAGAAAGAGGATCTGCTTTAACCAAATTAGCTTGAGAAAGATATTTTTGATGAAGGGTTTTATCGCCCTGATCAACAGCATATACCGTGGCTAAATAACCAACGACACCTGCACCGATTGCGCATGCAATCAACGATGATTTTTTCATAAATAGACCTAAGAGAAATATTTACAAAGAAAAATAATCGCTCCTAATTAATATATCCAAACGGAAAAAGTGGATATTGTCATAGACTAATCCGATAAAACATTTTTAAAACAATATTTATTGTATATTTCTCTTTAATATCATAGCAATAAATAAGGTTGTTAATAAAACATTAAAAACACATCAAATATTAACCTCTTGTTTTATTGTTTTAGATCAATAAATGAAATTGTTTATATTCTACGCTTTTTTATTCTTTTTAATCTAACTGGTTAAATATCACCTAATTTATAAATATAACTATCAATAACAATATATTAGCGTTATCAATAAAAAAGGCCATGTGAACCATCACATAGCCTTATATCTCATCTCTGTCGTTATTTTATAATGGTTAAATCATTTTTAGGTACACAACAACACGCTAATACTTTTCCTTGTTCACGATCTTGTTGTGACAACGCAGGTACATCAGGTTGCTCAACGTCCCCTGACACAAGCGTTACTTTACAGGCACCACAAAAACCTGCTCGGCAACTGTAGTCCATTGCAATGCCCGCATTCTCTGCTTGCTCTAACAAGGTTGCTTGGTTATTACCTTGGAATACTTGCCCATCAATCGACAATTCCACTGCTTTCTTTTCTTGCTGAGTATGACGCACAGGACCAAACGCTTCTTGATGATAACGCGAAGCAGACATTCCCATATTAAGTAACAGCTTTTTCGCCGAAGCCATAAAAGCATCTGGGCCACATACAAATACCTGACGCTTATCTAGATCACTCATCATGGCTAAATGTCCAATGCTCAATCGCCCTGATTCACCTTGCCAATCACGTTTTGGCTGACTGAGAACAATACGTAAGTCTAACGATGGGTGTTTTTCCTCTAGCGCATGCAACTCTTCTAAGCATGGAATATCTGCTTCGGTACGACATTGGTGGTAAAACACCACATCACGCACTCGGTCGTTATCTGATAAATAACGCAGCATTGAAAGCATTGGTGTGACACCACTACCTACTGATAACAACAGCAGTTTGTCGGTATGTACACCAAGATGGAAATCACCACTAGGCGAATCCGCCACCAGCGTGTCACCAACTTGAAAATGTTCATGCAACCAGTTAGACACACGTCCATCATCGACACGTTTAACTGAAATCGCATAGCGCCCAGGACGTGATGGACTGGAAGACAAGGTATAACGACGAGAAATATATTCGCCATTA
The genomic region above belongs to Photobacterium leiognathi and contains:
- a CDS encoding cytochrome-c peroxidase, with the translated sequence MKKSSLIACAIGAGVVGYLATVYAVDQGDKTLHQKYLSQANLVKADPLSQQAFKIFNQKGCQYCHTTNSEMPFYANMPVAKQLMEHDVKQALRQFNISALMEQVQQNKPISEVELAKLESVLNDGAMPPKQYLLMHWRSDLSQQETDILLNWVKQERSKYYADSEVVPEFKYDAVQPISTTFKVNDAKVKLGEELYHDKRLSGNNTVACSTCHSLTKGGVDHLDTSTGINGAKGPINAPTVFNSVFNIHQFWDGRAKDLQEQVGGPPMNPIEMGAGSWQHIIDKLDKDSALKAQFDSLYPKQGISEYSITDAIAEFEKTLVTPNSRFDKFLKGDKTALTQEEQEGYALFKANKCQTCHTGQAMGGLSFEVMGLKDDYFGDRGHITEVDNGRFNVTKDQNDMHRFKVPTLRNVALTAPYFHDASAKTLEQAVDDMALYQVGVKLSQSDIDKITAYLKTLTGEYQGKPLK